The Salvelinus namaycush isolate Seneca chromosome 8, SaNama_1.0, whole genome shotgun sequence genome has a segment encoding these proteins:
- the LOC120051818 gene encoding tyrosine-protein kinase ZAP-70-like, which yields MATDPAAELPFFYGSISRLEAEEHLKLAGMADGLFLLRQCLRSLGGYVVSLVWNVDFHHYSVEKQLNSTYCIAGGKPHCGPAELCEFYSKDSDGLVCTLRKPCLRSPDNPIRAGVFDNLRDNMLREYVRQTWNLEGEAMEQAIISQAPQLEKLIATTAHERMPWYHSKIPRQEGERRLYSGAQPDGKFLVRDREESGTFALSLMYGKTAYHYQILHDKSGKYSMPEGTKFDTVWQLVEYLKMKPDGLVTVLREPCVNRNNTKQTPVVPSGRRPRTNGYTPPPGVPLGGSKEIKTSPPTDRQMLPMDCSEFVNPYHDPNDLKKFFINRDQLMIDEVELGSGNFGCVKKGVFKTNKGHTDVAIKVLKSENEKLVKDEMMREAEIMHQLSNPYIVRMLGLCQAECLMLVMEMASAGPLNKFLFTNKDKVTVENIVGLMHQVSMGMKYLEEKNFVHRDLAARNVLLVNQQFAKISDFGLSKALGADDNYYKARTAGKWPLKWYAPECMNFHKFSSKSDVWSFGVTMWEAFSYGGKPYKKMKGPEVISFIASGSRMECPSGCPDRMYALMKDCWTYKHEDRPGFVKVEERMRVFYYSISNKTPPEVTADAAEPLK from the exons atggcgACAGACCCTGCGGCAGAGCTGCCTTTCTTCTACGGCAGTATCAGTCGTTTGGAGGCTGAGGAGCACCTGAAGCTGGCAGGCATGGCCGACGGGCTGTTTCTGCTGCGCCAGTGTTTGCGGAGCCTGGGCGGCTACGTGGTCTCCCTGGTGTGGAACGTGGACTTCCACCACTACTCTGTGGAGAAACAGCTCAACAGCACCTACTGTATTGCAGGTGGAAAGCCCCACTGTGGTCCAGCGGAGCTCTGTGAGTTTTACAGTAAGGATTCAGATGGCCTGGTGTGCACCCTGAGGAAGCCCTGTCTGCGCTCCCCAGACAACCCCATCAGAGCAGGCGTCTTTGATAACCTGAGGGACAACATGCTGAGGGAGTATGTACGACAGACCTGGAACCTGGAG GGGGAGGCCATGGAGCAGGCTATCATCAGCCAGGCTCCACAGCTGGAGAAGCTGATCGCCACCACCGCCCATGAGAGGATGCCCTGGTACCACAGCAAGATACCTCGTCAGGAAGGGGAGAGGCGGCTCTACTCCGGGGCACAGCCAGATGGAAAGTTCCT AGTCAGAGACAGGGAAGAGTCTGGCACCTTTGCCCTTTCTTTGATGTACGGAAAAACGGCCTACCATTACCAGATCCTACATGACAAATCAGGGAAGTACTCCATGCCAGAGGGAACCAAATTTGACACTGTGTGGCAG CTGGTTGAGTATCTGAAGATGAAACCTGATGGGCTAGTGACAGTTCTGAGGGAACCGTGTGTGAACCGCAACAACACCAAAC AGACTCCTGTTGTGCCCTCGGGG AGGCGGCCCAGAACAAATGGATACACACCGCCACCTGGAG TACCTCTGGGGGGCTCCAAGGAAATCAAGACTTCACCCCCCACAGACCGTCAGATGCTGCCCATGGACTGCAGTGAATTTGTCAACCCTTACCATGACCCCAATGACCTGAAGAAGTTCTTCATCAATAGGGATCAGCTGATGATTGACGAGGTGGAGCTCGGCTCGGGAAACTTTGGCTGTGTCAAGAAAGGAGTCTTCAAGACAAATAA GGGCCACACTGATGTGGCCATCAAGGTGCTGAAGAGTGAGAATGAGAAGCTGGTGAAAGATGAGATGATGAGGGAGGCGGAGATCATGCACCAGCTGAGTAACCCTTACATCGTCCGCATGCTGGGGCTCTGCCAGGCTGAGTGCCTGATGCTGGTGATGGAGATGGCTTCTGCTGGGCCACTCAACAAGTTCCTCTTCACCAATAA GGATAAGGTCACAGTGGAGAACATTGTGGGGCTGATGCACCAGGTGTCTATGGGAATGAAGTACCTGGAGGAGAAGAACTTTGTGCACAGAGACCTGGCAGCTCGCAACGTCCTTCTGGTCAACCAACAGTTTGCCAAGATCAGTGACTTTGGTCTGTCCAAGGCTTTGGGTGCTGATGACAACTATTACAAG GCACGCACAGCAGGAAAATGGCCGCTGAAGTGGTATGCTCCAGAATGCATGAACTTCCACAAGTTCTCCAGCAAGAGTGATGTCTGGAGCTTTGGTGTCACCATGTGGGAAGCCTTTTCTTACGGAGGAAAACCATACAAG AAAATGAAAGGTCCGGAGGTGATCAGTTTCATTGCCAGTGGGAGCCGGATGGAATGTCCGTCTGGATGTCCAGATAGAATGTATGCACTGATGAAGGACTGCTGGACATACAA ACACGAGGACCGGCCAGGCTTTGTGAAGGTGGAGGAGCGCATGCGAGTCTTTTATTACTCCATATCCAACAAAACTCCACCTGAGGTGACCGCAGACGCTGCTGAGCCTCTCAAGTAG
- the LOC120052487 gene encoding MOB kinase activator 3A-like produces MSMALKQVFNKERTFRPKRKFEPGTQRFELHKKAQASLNAGLDLKQAVALPHGEDLNDWVAVHVVDFFNRINLIYGTISDSCTDQTCPMMSGGPKYEYRWQDEHKYKKPTAVPAPKYMSLLMDWIEVQINNEHIFPTNVGTPFPKTFMQVAKKILSRLFRVFVHVYIHHFDRVNQMGAEAHVNTCYKHFYYFVTEFNLTDHKELEPLKEMTSQMCH; encoded by the exons ATGTCCATGGCCCTGAAGCAAGTCTTCAACAAGGAGAGGACATTCCGGCCGAAGCGTAAGTTTGAGCCCGGGACACAGCGCTTTGAGCTGCACAAGAAGGCCCAGGCGTCTCTGAATGCAGGCCTGGACCTGAAGCAGGCGGTGGCGTTGCCCCATGGAGAGGACCTTAATGACTGGGTGGCTGTTCACGTGGTGGATTTCTTCAACCGCATCAACCTCATCTACGGCACCATCAGCGACTCCTGCACCGACCAGACCTGCCCCATGATGTCCGGAGGGCCCAAGTATGAGTACCGCTGGCAGGACGAGCACAAGTACAAGAAGCCCACAGCCGTGCCAGCCCCAAAATACATGAGCCTGCTGATGGACTGGATCGAGGTACAGATCAACAACGAGCACATCTTCCCCACCAACGTCG GTACTCCCTTCCCAAAGACCTTCATGCAGGTAGCTAAGAAGATTTTGTCTCGCCTGTTCCGTGTGTTCGTCCACGTCTACATCCATCACTTTGATCGTGTGAACCAGATGGGTGCAGAGGCCCACGTCAACACCTGTTACAAGCACTTCTATTACTTTGTAACGGAGTTTAACCTCACAGACCACAAGGAGCTTGAGCCACTG AAAGAGATGACATCACAGATGTGCCACTAA